In a genomic window of Enterobacter asburiae:
- a CDS encoding nucleotidyltransferase domain-containing protein, whose product MLSTLPDLHRSFAEQLKLKFQADSRIHSLLAGGSIVHGGFDKYSDLDFVVVVEPLYYDEVMAQRRLLAGTLGHLLHAFTGEHVGEPRLLICLYGPELLHVDLKFVTLEMLTQRVEEPAVLFTRDNIALERQMAKFSAHWPDMTPEWFESRAWIWLHYAVVKLGRGELFEAIGMLSFFREQVLGPMLYRRANLPQRGVRRIEFHGIDPDGLLTSTLATHDRNSVSMAIRKAVDAYINLRADVLPENIADDEARWAVLAMLNAYSERG is encoded by the coding sequence ATGCTTAGTACGTTACCCGATTTACACAGAAGTTTTGCAGAGCAACTCAAGCTTAAATTTCAGGCTGATTCGCGTATTCACTCCCTTCTCGCTGGCGGTTCGATTGTTCATGGCGGGTTTGATAAATACTCCGATCTCGATTTTGTCGTTGTCGTAGAGCCTCTCTACTATGACGAAGTTATGGCGCAGCGTCGGTTGCTTGCCGGAACATTAGGCCATCTGCTCCATGCTTTCACCGGGGAACATGTCGGAGAGCCTCGCCTGCTTATATGCCTGTATGGCCCCGAACTCCTTCACGTCGATCTGAAATTTGTCACTCTGGAAATGCTCACTCAACGCGTTGAGGAGCCAGCAGTGTTATTTACCCGTGATAACATTGCTCTGGAGCGACAGATGGCAAAGTTTAGTGCTCACTGGCCTGACATGACACCGGAGTGGTTTGAGTCCCGAGCCTGGATCTGGCTTCATTATGCAGTGGTTAAACTGGGGAGGGGCGAGCTCTTCGAAGCGATTGGTATGCTGTCATTCTTCCGGGAGCAGGTGCTGGGACCTATGCTTTACCGTCGCGCAAATCTTCCGCAACGTGGGGTTCGCCGTATTGAATTCCACGGCATAGATCCTGATGGCCTGCTGACTTCCACGCTGGCGACGCACGATCGTAACTCCGTCAGTATGGCTATCAGGAAGGCTGTTGACGCTTATATCAATCTTCGAGCTGATGTTCTGCCAGAAAATATCGCAGACGATGAGGCGCGTTGGGCGGTTCTTGCCATGCTGAACGCGTATTCTGAGAGAGGTTAA
- a CDS encoding ATP-binding protein gives MKNITIILGENGKGKTRYLLKVFESKKNNSSIAVISNSLINKFPKIESRKITQYLISSTHAQTNSYESFLYGEFNKIITPLNINSALDILEYIGFEPFLNIVQKPNYKIKTNNDNKNTIHKISIEGSIGAEFNQKTITKTANSDYSEYIQREHFFKINKENMDGINEYSRHLTKNEIVKEKVNIEDDLFSTSFFLMKKGVEFPLSQASSGELYMLGIGLFIIKFITGFDNNKDEAIILIDEPENSLHPKWQREYIQNIINFIGKKSVDVYIATHSPFIAIPNNIDNANIRVATVSEGELVYENPGIGLNIEEIYYDYFGVLTPKNRYLSECCETLLKKYTLGIISFHEANSTLEDMKNASTDTLQISFIESVIELLFKLQEKRL, from the coding sequence ATGAAAAATATAACTATAATATTAGGTGAAAATGGGAAGGGGAAAACAAGGTATTTATTGAAAGTATTTGAAAGTAAAAAAAATAACAGTTCAATTGCAGTGATATCAAATTCATTAATCAATAAATTCCCAAAGATAGAGTCAAGAAAAATAACCCAGTACTTAATATCCAGCACCCATGCGCAAACAAATAGCTATGAGTCATTTTTATACGGTGAATTCAATAAGATAATAACGCCATTGAATATTAATAGTGCGTTGGATATTCTTGAATATATCGGGTTTGAGCCTTTTTTAAATATAGTTCAAAAGCCGAATTATAAAATAAAAACAAACAATGATAACAAAAATACAATACATAAAATATCAATAGAAGGATCTATAGGTGCGGAATTTAATCAAAAAACAATAACTAAAACAGCAAATAGTGACTATTCTGAGTATATACAAAGAGAGCATTTTTTTAAAATAAACAAAGAAAATATGGATGGTATAAATGAATACAGTAGGCATTTAACAAAAAATGAAATAGTGAAGGAAAAAGTGAACATAGAGGATGATCTTTTTAGTACAAGTTTTTTTTTAATGAAGAAAGGAGTCGAATTCCCTTTGTCACAAGCTAGTTCAGGAGAGCTATACATGCTTGGGATTGGCCTTTTCATTATCAAGTTCATCACTGGGTTTGATAATAATAAGGATGAAGCAATAATATTAATAGATGAACCTGAAAATAGTTTACACCCAAAGTGGCAAAGGGAATATATACAGAATATTATAAATTTTATTGGGAAAAAGTCAGTTGATGTTTATATTGCTACACACTCGCCATTCATAGCAATCCCAAATAATATAGATAATGCAAATATTAGGGTAGCCACAGTTAGCGAAGGAGAGTTAGTGTATGAAAACCCTGGTATTGGATTGAATATTGAAGAAATATACTATGATTACTTTGGAGTCCTTACTCCAAAAAATCGTTATTTATCTGAGTGTTGCGAGACTTTGTTAAAGAAATATACTTTAGGAATAATATCATTTCATGAAGCAAACTCCACGCTGGAAGACATGAAAAATGCATCTACTGATACTCTCCAGATCAGTTTTATAGAAAGTGTAATAGAGCTTCTTTTTAAATTACAAGAAAAGAGATTGTAA
- a CDS encoding MarR family transcriptional regulator: protein MNRLHKPLLDPLGLTFPQYLVMLELFNGTPRTVGDIGNKLGMDTGTITPLLKRLEAAGRIVRMRDRADERRVLITLTDDGLALQSELWHVTEKIKSACQLSDAKLEELRDTLNNFAHPADN, encoded by the coding sequence ATGAACCGGTTACATAAGCCGTTGCTGGACCCGCTTGGGCTAACCTTTCCCCAGTATCTGGTCATGCTGGAGTTGTTTAACGGAACCCCACGCACCGTGGGTGATATCGGGAATAAGCTCGGCATGGATACCGGCACCATTACCCCCCTTCTCAAACGGCTTGAGGCTGCCGGACGCATAGTTCGCATGCGGGATCGCGCTGACGAAAGGCGAGTCCTCATTACTCTTACGGATGACGGGCTCGCTTTGCAAAGCGAGCTGTGGCACGTAACCGAAAAAATCAAATCAGCCTGTCAGTTATCGGATGCGAAGCTCGAGGAGTTACGAGATACCCTCAATAACTTTGCCCATCCCGCTGATAACTGA
- a CDS encoding GNAT family N-acetyltransferase — protein sequence MELETPRLKLEPYNDSHYEGLRVMDSDSGVMRYITGGIVKTPEETWEGIRRVQARWDKYNFSWWAIKEKTSGAIVGAACLQHLANVDGAPLEIGWRLVPEHNGKGYATEAAKAIIDYAVERIGATYLVAVADPENIPSQRVMQRLGMTFKAIEQHYDVPCVVYELNIRRPV from the coding sequence ATGGAGTTAGAAACGCCCCGTTTAAAGCTTGAACCCTATAATGACTCTCATTATGAAGGCTTAAGGGTAATGGATAGTGATTCCGGTGTGATGCGTTATATTACCGGGGGTATCGTAAAAACGCCTGAAGAAACCTGGGAAGGTATCAGAAGAGTCCAGGCTCGTTGGGATAAGTACAATTTCTCATGGTGGGCAATCAAAGAGAAGACCTCTGGCGCGATCGTTGGCGCTGCTTGCCTCCAGCACCTGGCAAATGTGGATGGCGCACCATTAGAGATTGGCTGGCGTCTCGTCCCGGAACACAATGGCAAAGGCTACGCAACAGAGGCAGCCAAAGCGATCATTGATTACGCGGTGGAACGGATAGGCGCAACTTATCTGGTGGCGGTTGCCGATCCTGAAAATATCCCCTCGCAGCGTGTGATGCAGAGGTTAGGTATGACTTTCAAAGCAATTGAGCAGCATTACGATGTTCCCTGTGTTGTATATGAGCTTAACATTCGCAGGCCTGTTTAA
- a CDS encoding AlpA family phage regulatory protein: MNTSNVRILRLTDVVSKMGISRSTIYDWLNPKSSRYDASFPKQRRLGKQSIGWLEAELDEWLLLRSQVGY; this comes from the coding sequence ATGAACACATCCAACGTCAGAATCCTTCGTTTAACCGACGTCGTCAGCAAAATGGGCATAAGCCGCTCCACCATCTATGATTGGCTCAATCCAAAATCTTCGCGCTACGATGCATCGTTTCCCAAACAGCGTCGACTGGGTAAGCAATCTATCGGCTGGCTGGAAGCTGAGTTAGACGAGTGGCTTTTACTCCGTAGTCAAGTGGGTTACTGA
- a CDS encoding HNH endonuclease yields the protein MLYFSCADNKIIIECLKKGHSSWNDKKITVLKAKIKEALKKRQRNVCCYCLRSFHGEFNFVIDIEHILPKHKFVYKMFDLRNLAASCKRCNMKIKGRRLDFLSENFHDEITPYNKESYLFIHPNVDVFEEHISYTHNQKGRDIIIKYEVLDNSDKGNFSYNFFKLQKLEVHTYNQAQGIYSDEDQWLGDPDFDDDDENIAEAFNEIENSIEFFDSIFNQK from the coding sequence ATGCTTTATTTTAGTTGTGCAGACAATAAGATTATAATTGAATGCCTTAAGAAAGGGCATTCATCATGGAATGATAAAAAAATAACCGTATTAAAAGCAAAAATAAAAGAAGCATTAAAAAAAAGACAAAGAAATGTTTGCTGCTATTGCCTGAGAAGCTTTCATGGTGAATTTAATTTTGTTATAGATATCGAACATATACTTCCAAAACACAAATTTGTCTATAAAATGTTTGACTTGAGGAACTTGGCCGCTTCATGCAAAAGATGTAATATGAAAATAAAGGGAAGGCGTCTTGATTTTTTATCAGAAAATTTTCATGATGAAATAACACCTTATAACAAAGAAAGCTATTTGTTTATACATCCAAACGTTGATGTGTTTGAAGAACATATATCCTATACGCATAACCAAAAAGGAAGAGATATCATAATAAAATACGAAGTTTTAGATAATAGCGATAAAGGAAATTTTAGTTATAATTTTTTTAAATTACAAAAGCTAGAAGTTCACACTTATAATCAAGCGCAAGGGATTTATAGTGATGAGGATCAATGGTTAGGAGATCCTGATTTTGATGATGATGATGAAAATATTGCTGAAGCATTTAATGAAATCGAAAATAGCATTGAGTTTTTTGATTCAATATTCAACCAAAAATAG
- a CDS encoding inovirus Gp2 family protein yields the protein MSYVELYRSIINQSLNLITNRHQRVVAFRVDTHFPGIVDNGDNICCFHNLKPGEISRMCKSMEAKLIADIQRKEREGKRVHRGTVIIIWAREFSLSGKCHYHLCLLFNKDAYYHLGDYEQENTLRAMITGSWYSAMGLHLDDYRGLVHFPENCRYVLNSNHPDFQCHYQELLNRLDYLAKIETKILGEGYRNFGSYQIDL from the coding sequence ATGAGTTATGTTGAACTTTACCGATCAATAATCAATCAATCATTGAATTTGATTACGAACAGGCACCAAAGAGTTGTTGCGTTCAGAGTTGATACTCATTTTCCGGGGATAGTTGACAACGGTGATAACATTTGCTGCTTTCATAACCTGAAACCTGGTGAAATTAGCCGTATGTGCAAATCAATGGAGGCTAAGCTCATAGCCGATATTCAGAGAAAAGAGCGAGAAGGGAAACGTGTACACCGAGGAACAGTAATTATTATATGGGCGAGAGAATTTTCATTATCGGGTAAATGCCATTACCACCTTTGCCTGCTGTTTAACAAAGATGCCTATTACCATCTCGGGGATTATGAGCAAGAAAATACGCTAAGAGCAATGATCACCGGATCTTGGTATAGCGCGATGGGCCTACATCTGGACGATTATCGAGGCTTGGTGCATTTTCCAGAGAACTGCCGTTATGTACTAAACTCTAATCATCCAGACTTCCAATGCCACTATCAGGAGCTGCTGAACCGCCTTGATTATCTCGCTAAAATAGAGACCAAGATTTTGGGTGAAGGATATCGTAATTTCGGTTCTTACCAAATCGATCTTTAA
- a CDS encoding recombinase family protein codes for MKFFAYFACVDSAGAKGVREHTVFREICDFFHVDSENIVIEIVDIKRPFSEQRLLKELINTKMNRGDTIVITDLSCLGRNVEDIEEALFLFFRKEINVYCYHPRTRIEPAIECCMSFLITVQKKVDIHNLKSTRSRHRTMKKALGRKKGSKHKMEILKLKLKGHTQIQTAKTLGISISTVKRHWKNTFIT; via the coding sequence ATGAAATTTTTTGCTTACTTCGCTTGTGTTGACTCTGCTGGAGCAAAAGGAGTTAGAGAGCATACTGTTTTTCGAGAAATATGCGATTTTTTCCATGTAGACTCAGAGAATATTGTTATTGAAATTGTTGACATTAAACGACCATTTTCAGAACAACGGCTTTTAAAGGAGCTCATTAATACAAAAATGAACCGTGGTGACACCATTGTAATTACTGATTTAAGCTGTCTGGGAAGAAATGTTGAGGACATAGAGGAGGCTTTATTTTTATTTTTTCGAAAGGAGATAAATGTCTACTGTTACCATCCTCGCACTAGAATTGAGCCAGCAATTGAATGCTGCATGTCATTTCTGATAACAGTCCAAAAAAAAGTCGACATTCATAATCTTAAGTCAACAAGGAGTCGGCATCGGACAATGAAAAAAGCGTTAGGAAGAAAAAAGGGAAGTAAACATAAGATGGAAATATTAAAACTTAAGCTAAAAGGACATACACAGATACAAACAGCTAAAACTCTAGGAATCAGTATTTCAACAGTCAAACGCCACTGGAAAAACACATTTATTACTTAG